One window of Vicinamibacterales bacterium genomic DNA carries:
- the msrA gene encoding peptide-methionine (S)-S-oxide reductase MsrA — translation MKLSDLFGGGMGIPADQFPDPAVDIPPDTTGAPQTVVLGGGCFWCTEAVFVKLDGVISVVSGYAGGTAATADYQSVCSGMTDHAEVIRVRYDSSRISFGQVLKVFFAIAHDPTQLNRQGNDMGRQYRSAIFYGSVNQEQVARAYLQQLEEAKVFEQPIVTTVEPLIEFFEAEAYHQDFVARNPAQPYVAAVAMPKVRKLEKAFGDKLKKS, via the coding sequence ATGAAGCTCAGCGACCTATTCGGCGGCGGCATGGGCATCCCCGCCGACCAGTTCCCCGATCCGGCCGTCGACATTCCGCCCGACACCACCGGCGCCCCGCAGACCGTCGTCCTTGGCGGCGGCTGCTTCTGGTGCACCGAGGCGGTGTTCGTCAAGCTCGATGGCGTGATCAGCGTCGTGTCCGGCTATGCCGGCGGCACCGCCGCGACCGCGGATTACCAGAGCGTCTGCAGCGGCATGACCGACCACGCGGAGGTGATCCGCGTGCGCTACGACTCGAGCCGCATCTCGTTCGGCCAGGTGCTCAAGGTGTTCTTCGCCATTGCCCACGACCCGACGCAGCTCAATCGCCAGGGCAACGACATGGGCCGGCAGTACCGGTCCGCGATCTTCTACGGCAGCGTGAATCAGGAACAAGTGGCGAGGGCCTATCTCCAGCAACTGGAAGAGGCGAAGGTGTTCGAGCAGCCGATCGTGACCACCGTCGAGCCCCTGATCGAGTTCTTCGAGGCCGAGGCCTACCACCAGGACTTCGTCGCCCGGAACCCGGCGCAGCCCTACGTGGCGGCGGTGGCGATGCCCAAGGTCAGGAAGCTCGAGAAGGCCTTCGGCGACAAGTTGAAGAAGTCGTGA
- a CDS encoding ATP-grasp domain-containing protein has protein sequence MKPQRVLTLVHKGLEPPDEAPDKEVASTASWRMEYDVVQTLRALGHELRVIGVHDDLTPIRSSIEDFKPSITFNLMEAFDDVVVFDQNVVSYLELLKVPYTGCNPRGLTLSRDKGLAKKLMAYHRIPVPDFLVVPLGRKPKLPKRLHFPLIVKSLTYESSTGISQASVVENDEQLNRRVQFIHDTIMTPAIVEEFIDGRELYVGVLGNDRLQVLPVWEMSFSKMPENSWRIATERVKWSVKYQKKHGIDTAEAGLPDDITAKVQHLAKRVYRALDLSGYARVDLRMKANGDLFVIEANPNPQLAQGEDFAESARRAGVSYAKLIERIIGLGLQWQPSRMA, from the coding sequence TTGAAACCTCAACGCGTTCTGACCCTCGTCCACAAAGGCCTCGAACCGCCAGACGAGGCGCCCGACAAGGAGGTCGCGTCCACCGCGTCGTGGCGCATGGAGTATGACGTCGTCCAGACGCTCCGCGCCCTCGGCCACGAGCTGCGCGTGATCGGCGTGCACGACGACCTCACGCCGATCCGCAGCTCGATCGAAGACTTCAAGCCCTCGATCACCTTCAACCTGATGGAGGCGTTCGACGACGTGGTGGTGTTCGACCAGAACGTGGTGAGCTACCTCGAGTTGCTGAAGGTGCCGTACACCGGCTGCAACCCGCGGGGCCTGACGCTGTCGCGCGACAAGGGCCTGGCCAAGAAGCTGATGGCGTATCACCGCATCCCGGTGCCCGACTTCCTGGTGGTGCCGCTCGGCCGCAAGCCGAAGTTGCCCAAGCGCCTCCACTTCCCGCTGATCGTCAAGTCGCTGACCTACGAGTCGTCCACGGGCATTTCACAGGCGTCGGTGGTCGAGAACGACGAGCAGCTGAACAGGCGCGTGCAGTTCATCCACGACACCATCATGACCCCCGCCATCGTCGAGGAATTCATCGACGGCCGCGAGCTCTACGTCGGCGTACTCGGCAACGATCGCCTGCAGGTGCTCCCGGTGTGGGAGATGTCGTTCTCGAAGATGCCCGAGAACAGCTGGCGCATCGCCACCGAGCGGGTGAAGTGGAGCGTCAAGTACCAGAAGAAGCACGGCATCGACACGGCGGAGGCGGGGCTGCCGGACGACATCACGGCGAAGGTGCAGCACCTCGCCAAGCGCGTCTACCGCGCGCTGGATCTCAGCGGCTACGCGCGCGTTGACCTTCGCATGAAGGCCAACGGCGACTTGTTCGTGATTGAGGCCAACCCGAATCCGCAGCTGGCGCAGGGTGAAGACTTCGCCGAGTCGGCCCGGCGAGCGGGCGTGTCGTATGCCAAGCTCATCGAGCGGATCATCGGCCTCGGGCTGCAGTGGCAGCCGTCGCGCATGGCGTAA